One window of the Salminus brasiliensis chromosome 1, fSalBra1.hap2, whole genome shotgun sequence genome contains the following:
- the eif1axa gene encoding eukaryotic translation initiation factor 1A X-linked a, with translation MPKNKGKGGKNRRRGKNENESEKRELVFKEDGQEYAQVIKMLGNGRLEAMCFDGVKRLCHIRGKLRKKVWINTSDIILVGLRDYQDVKADVILKYNADEARSLKAYGELPEHAKINETDTFGAGDDDEIQFDDIGDDDDDIDDI, from the exons ATGCCCAAGAATAAAG gtaaggGAGGTAAGAATCGGAGACGTGGTAAGAATGAAAACGAGTCTGAGAAGAGAGAGCTGGTGTTCAAGGAGGACGGTCAGG aatatGCACAGGTGATAAAGATGCTGGGAAACGGGCGACTAGAGGCGATGTGCTTTGACGGAGTGAAGAGGCTGTGCCACATCCGAGGAAAACTTCGGAAAAAG GTGTGGATCAACACGTCTGACATCATCCTGGTGGGGCTGAGGGATTACCAG GACGTTAAAGCTGACGTTATTCTGAAGTATAACGCTGATGAAGCCAGGAGTCTGAAGGCCTACGGAGAGCTTCCGGAGCATG ctaaAATCAATGAGACGGACACATTCGGAGCCGGCGACGACGACGAGATCCAGTTTGACGACATTGGAGACGATGACGACGACATTGATGAT atCTGA